The DNA region GCCGCCGCTCCTCCGCCATCTAACGCCCTCCCCATATATAGATACAGACACCCACAAGAgatcagagagagagagagaaatcgtaaaaaaaatgttgctgGGGAAGAGGCCGAGGCCACCGATGAAAAGAACCACAAGCATGACGGAGTTTACGTTGGATCTAaacgccggcgccggcgccggcagCGTGCAAACGTCCcaggccgccgccgccgccgtagATCAGCACTTGACGTCAGCCGCCACCGTCTCCGCTCGGCCCCACCGCCGGAAATCCGCAGATTTCGTTGAAACTGCCCACTTCTTACGCGCGTGTTCCCTCTGTAAACGCCGCCTCATCCCCGGCCGTGACATCTATATGTacaggtacatatatatatatatatatatatatatatatatatatacacacacatacacacatacacacatacacacatacttTTGTAGCAGAATTAGGGTATGGACTTGAGTATTTTCCGATAACTGTATCAATAcacatattttgtatatatgcatgcatatataaatacacataAATCATAAGTTTGATCTATattaactttcttgatttgaatcaGATAGTTATGAGAAATTTAGTCTGATTTAAGATTATAATATAGTAACTTTTTAATGAATTGATTAATGATAATTAATGTCTTTTTTGGTGTGTTTTTCAGGGGAGACAGTGCATTTTGCAGCCTAGAGTGTAGACAACAGCAGATGACACAAGACGAGAGAAAAGAGAAGTGTTCGTTAGTGGCATCTAAGAAGGAGGCCATGGCGGCGGCGACCTCCGCCGCGGCGGCCACCGGATCGGAAGTCGTCGCCGCCACCGGCGAGAGCATCGCCGCCCTGTAGATTTAGTTAGctgtattattagtattattagaAACTAGTGGACCGCAACATATGGATCGACAGCATGTGTGTATGTCCCAACTTatatgttgttattattattattactgttactattatcataattttgtatttttatatgtttccgaaatgaaatatatatatatatggtggggatttataaagtttttttttccaggtTGGTCCAACTTGTAAAATTCAAAGCCTCAAGTGGCTTGTGTTATGCATGGGTTTGTGGATGAAAATTATTATGCCACTTATTATTCGATCTAGCTAGtaattatattagtatataaattaattttttttttttttttgtttgtttgtatcTTTTGATATAAGTGATAAAATTGAGAACGAGTCAAAGGCAACGAAAAAATAAGTTCGTAAGTAAAAATACATCAGGTCATCGTAGATATCAGCTCAGTAGTACGTCCAAATTTTCTAACCATCTCATTATTAGATAGTTGGCATTGTCGCTCGGCCACTTGTATGTATAGGTAATCATTATTATTCGGGGACGATTTCGAGTCATATTCCAACTGATGAACTAGTTggacctataatattataaacttGTTTAAGAATACTTCAACAACAAACCCCAACTtcatttgtgtgtgtatgtgtatgcaTATGTAAACCTCAAATCTCGATCATATAAACTCGCTCCTAATAAGCCCGTTAGGAAGTAAATCGGGACGATTTACTTTCATCACTCAACatcaaaatgtatatttttgcaTACATACAATCCAATCTAAACTTAAATCATCAATTTTGTGACAAGTAACGATATAAAATCTcgactataatattatatattatcatattttgggTATTGGACGGCGGTGTTCATGCAGTTTGAGAGATTCCCTCTCGATCTGATCcagtgaagtttgcttcttgtCACTGTTGTAGAGACATGCCAGCTTAAGAACATCATtaaagtaatattattattgttaaggGTGCTTTATTTTATTCTGATTTATGgaatttatcaaattatatttaaacCAAGTTGTGATTTACAACTTTCTGCCATCagatattttagtttttcaaagaaataataattattttttgaatgtataaactaaaacaattaatattgtATATAGCAATTAGGTatacttatataaattaaaagatatGTTTCATCTCAAGTTAATTGTAAAATACCTCTCAGGTGGCCGGCCGCTTAGGCGCCCAACTCAGTTGAGTTAGCGGTGAATTTGGCCAAGTCAGCcttgctattttttttaatatacatattAGAATTAATAGTTACATTTTATATCTCTAAAAGatacattatattaaaagtttataaaatacatacaaaatTATGGGCTAGACTTTCCCCTGATATGAGTAAGAGCCTAACTCTATGGTGTAACACGTGTCAAAGCTAGAATAATtttacaataatgattgtgtatgtaacaacatttataaaacatagaaaataaatttgaatatttttcaattaaaaaaaaaacaaataagtaCTGGTTGGTTTGTCCATAAATgcgaatgaaaattaaaaataaataaatatatatattcttgaaatttatttatttttgcatagGAAAGCTACTATTCCATGGCTCCAGCTCACATGTTGGCCTAGAAAGCATCTTCTCATCAtatttttttgttcaaatgtCTTGATTAATGATAGATTGTTCATGATATATTTGTTGTATTAATATCTGTGGCTGTATcattttaaaaccaaaaaaagaaatatttttgtcttaattaaaaactcattttaatgactgtaattattattgttgaatttacACACGATAGTATTATTCAGTGAGGAGTTGTTTTGTCTGGCAATAGTGTGATGCAGAGTCGTCCCCACATTTCAATTTCTTGTCCTGTACCAATATTTGTCATTCTTCAAGACAAACAAATACAAATTGAAATGATTGAAAATGCAATTTAAtttgatgcatatatatatatatatatatatatatatatatatatatatatatagNNNNNNNNNNNNNNNNNNNNNNNNNNNNNNNNNNNNNNNNNNNNNNNNNNNNNNNNNNNNNNNNNNNNNNNNNNNNNNNNNNNNNNNNNNNNNNNNNNNNNNNNNNNNNNNNNNNNNNNNNNNNNNNNNNNNNNNNNNNNNNNNNNNNNNNNNNNNNNNNNNNNNNNNNNNNNNNNNNNNNNNNNNNNNNNNNNNNNNNNNNNNNNNNNNNNNNNNNNNNNNNNNNNNNNNNNNNNNNNNNNNNNNNNNNNNNNNNNNNNNNNNNNNNNNNNNNNNNNNNNNNNNNNNNNNNNNNNNNNNNNNNNNNNNNNNNNNNNNNNNNNNNNNNNNNNNNNNNNNNNNNNNNNNNNNNNNNNNNNNNNNNNNNNNNNNNNNNNNNNNNNNNNNNNNNNNNNNNNNNNNNNNNNNNNNNNNNNNNNNNNNNNNNNNNNNNNNNNNNNNNNNNNNNNNNNNNNNNNNNNNNNNNNNNNNNNNNNNNNNNNNNNNNNNNNNNNNNNNNNNNNNNNNNNNNNNNNNNNNNNNNNNNNNNNNNNNNNNNNNNNNNNNNNNNNNNNNNNNNNNNNNNNNNNNNNNNNNNNNNNNNNNNNNNNNNNNNNNNNNNNNNNNNNNNNNNNNNNNNNNNNNNNNNNNNNNNNNNNNNNNNNNNNNNNNNNNNNNNNNNNNNNNNNNNNNNNNNNNNNNNNNNNNNNNNNNNNNNNNNNNNNNNNNNNNNNNNNNNNNNNNNNNNNNNNNNNNNNNNNNNNNNNNNNNNNNNNNNNNNNNNNNNNNNNNNNNNNNNNNNNNNNNNNNNNNNNNNNNNNNNNNNNNNNNNNNNNNNNNNNNNNNNNNNNNNNNNNNNNNNNNNNNNNNNNNNNNNNNNNNNNNNNNNNNNNNNNNNNNNNNNNNNNNNNNNNNNNNNNNNNNNNNNNNNNNNNNNNNNNNNNNNNNNNNNNNNNNNNNNNNNNNNNNNNNNNNNNNNNNNNNNNNNNNNNNNNNNNNNNNNNNNNNNNNNNNNNNNNNNNNNNNNNNNNNNNNNNNNNNNNNNNNNNNNNNNNNNNNNNNNNNNNNNNNNNNNNNNNNNNNNNNNNNNNNNNNNatatatatatatatatatatatatatatatatatatatatatagtgcattATATTGTGTGTATATTAGATTTTTAAACACACTATGTGTGCGCATGTAGTGTTACCATTTAATTTGTTCCGAATTGTCAAAAGTTAGAACAATTTTTCTCTCTCGACAAGTAAAATAGCAGGAATAGTAGATCCACTCATCCACTGCGCTTTGCATCTTGTATTCCTTCTTTCAAGGTCAAAAGTATACTCACAACCcctttaatttttaactaaagTTTAAGTTATTAGACCTTGACTGAAAGAGCACCGAAGGGTTGTAGGTCAAGTAGAGggtttttttctctctctaatcTCGCGGAGATTCTTGACCCCCTCTTCAATGGAGATATGGATATAAATTCAAGGAATATGGATGGGTATGGGGATACCTCTCCCATCCCCACCCATGCATGCAAAACGAAATTAAGAAGaattgaacacttaaatactAGAGTAATATTTGAATTTAGTTGTTTGaattaagaatttaatattttaattttttatttaaatattaaaattttaactaaaatacTAGTTTGACCAAGATAGGGAatcctcatcaccaaaaaatTTTCAGTGGCTGGCGGGAATGGGGATGGAGCAAGGCAAGGACATGGAGTGTACTCTCCCGTTGACATCTTTAAACTCTAGTCACTTCAATGGTAACTaacctattttttttataatataaatccTCATGAATTATTACCTTTAACATAATAAATTAACAACCACAAATAAATAACaaagaatctttttttttgagtaaaacactttggagtaatataatataaactaaatataacaataaactaattaacatattttcatCAGATATGGTTGGAATTAATCAAAGATATGCCcaaaaaacattaatttaatGATGTTATGATGTGTTAGAACAAACTAATGTTAGTTAGATAGAGATGGAGAAGCTAAGATACAAATCAAAAGTTGGACATCCAATTGGAGGGAGAAGAATTTGTGATGAGATGCAATAATGTTAACAACATGGTGGGATGCTTCTTCCCACATTTTGctttattctttatttgatTCTCTCTTTGTTTGggaacataaaattatattcttgttcttttattttttctaaaagaatattcacacattcatatttTATGTCCAATTGTTCAACTTATTTATATACTCTAAGGTTTGTCGTATGTGTCATGTTCCATGCTAACATGGGTGTGTTCAAGAATTTAAATCCggagtttgtttttttttttttgaattacgAGAAAAATTAGTTGTCATTACGTGGTGATTGGTGTGTACTCGATAAATCATGTTCGATCTTGTATAATAGTCCGTTACATCATACATGCatgttttgtatatatattaacatgc from Ipomoea triloba cultivar NCNSP0323 chromosome 6, ASM357664v1 includes:
- the LOC116022786 gene encoding FCS-Like Zinc finger 6-like yields the protein MLLGKRPRPPMKRTTSMTEFTLDLNAGAGAGSVQTSQAAAAAVDQHLTSAATVSARPHRRKSADFVETAHFLRACSLCKRRLIPGRDIYMYRGDSAFCSLECRQQQMTQDERKEKCSLVASKKEAMAAATSAAAATGSEVVAATGESIAAL